One window of Elaeis guineensis isolate ETL-2024a chromosome 11, EG11, whole genome shotgun sequence genomic DNA carries:
- the LOC140852576 gene encoding glutathione S-transferase F11-like has product MAMASVQVFGCPTWPEVARVLACLFEKEVEFQLIRPNNYDGLKRMPSLKEKGPRFAFKDGKVTLQVTESREICRHIAEKYVDQGTKDLLAVRGTHERCSIEQWLQTEVGSFDPPSSELVLNLGFGLPTGPDKEVIEQNKQKLDEVLHIYDKRLQETKFLAGDKFTLADLSHLPNAQRLVSNDEYRSLIRTREKVSLWWDVISRRKSWQRVMEMQQEPPSVK; this is encoded by the exons ATGGCGATGGCGAGTGTTCAGGTGTTCGGTTGCCCGACCTGGCCAGAGGTTGCAAGGGTACTTGCGTGCCTCTTCGAGAAGGAAGTCGAGTTCCAGCTCATTCGCCCTAACAACTACGATGGCCTGAAAAGGATGCCTAGCCTCAAGGAGAAG GGTCCACGGTTCGCATTTAAAGACGGGAAAGTGACCCTCCAAG TGACGGAGTCGAGGGAGATATGCCGACACATTGCAGAGAAGTATGTGGACCAAGGGACCAAAGATCTTCTGGCCGTGAGGGGCACGCACGAAAGGTGTTCGATCGAGCAATGGCTGCAGACCGAGGTTGGCAGCTTTGACCCCCCAAGCTCCGAGTTGGTGCTTAACCTGGGATTTGGGCTGCCCACGGGGCCGGATAAGGAGGTGATCGAGCAGAACAAACAGAAGCTGGACGAGGTGCTCCACATATACGATAAGAGGCTGCAGGAGACGAAGTTCCTGGCGGGGGACAAGTTCACGCTTGCTGACCTCTCCCACCTGCCCAACGCCCAGCGTTTGGTGTCGAACGATGAGTACCGTTCGTTGATCAGGACGAGGGAGAAGGTGAGCTTGTGGTGGGATGTGATATCTCGCCGCAAGTCCTGGCAGAGAGTGATGGAGATGCAGCAGGAGCCACCCTCGGTTAAATAA